AACATGAGTGTGCAACTCCTCTAAAAGCAGGTCTTTGTGGGAGTGGTTTTCGGGTTAGTTATTTCTCTGCTGGTCTTTGAAAGTGGCTTCAGACTGTCTGAAAATGACAGGAAACAAAGAAATCTCCCTCGTACAGATGCCGATATccaaacagtgtgtgtgtcttttggaAGGGTGTTGGTCTGTTTTGATATTAAACAATGGGGTGTTAATTCACGAGGTGGGAGTTGTGGTAGTTGATTAAGAGTGATATCGGGGGAGTGCGTCGAGTGATGTCCAGTCCTTAATCCGTGTGATCGGGGGGGTTTGGCTGAAGTTGTAGGCCAGATGAGAAATGTTCTTTTGCACTATTACTGTCCTCCCAGGAATGGAGTCGGCAGCCTGAGGGTTTCCAAGAGGCCATGCTGGAAAAAAAGTGTTTCCTGTCAGCAGGGGTGGTTTCATTCTTGCACGGCTTCGCACAGTCGAGGAATCTTAAACCTTGGCAGCCCACTTGTTTCAGTGGAGGATATGAGTGTTGAAAATACATGAGTTTGAGCGTGGCAGTAGgcctttatttaatttatttatttgtttcacagCTGTTATTTTCAGCTTCAGAAATACGCACGTGactgtaactatagtgctaAGAGACTGATAAATACCTTGAAAAGTAATAGGATGTTAGCACAAGGTTTTGCACGATttctacaaacaaaaataatgttgaTTCTGTAGATTGAGCCTGCCACTTTACCAGTTCATCCCAAAAACAATTAACGTTGTCTTTCGTAAAAAACGATGGATGTGCAGACTTTTACACTTGATCCAACGTTACTTTATCCTGCATTTTGTTCTCTTTAAAAGTCCTGTGATTAAGTTACTGACCTGAAGCTAAACAGGTGGGTGTGGAGAGAAGTGCCGAGAGAAATCAACTTTAACCTCCTCTGATAGTGACAGGCAGTAGCTGAGCCATTACAGACAAAGACTGTCCATAAGCCTTAATGCACCATTCATAGTGCTGTGAATCAACAGGGCTTTAATATCATGCCGTGATGAAAGTGCTCAGCTTGAGTTGTGTGTCTATAGAGATCAAAGAGGGTCTGATTGACTTACACGCACAAGAAGTGTTGAATTGGAAACACGTTGAAGGGAACTGCAACTAAAGTGTATTGCACGTACGTGGCATTCCTACTAATGCTGGCAAAACCCATTTCTTTTAATGCCTAGTTCACagttgtatatattttgtttcaaagTGCTGCTTTATTTTAAGATAATCAGCTACAATTTCAAACGGTTTTAAAAGAGTAAAACAAGAGTGATAAAATAGTGCAGTCGTTTTTATTGcacattcaatttaaaaataattgatgcAGTAAAATTCCTCAGCCACTGTATATAATCCGAGGTTTAGATTAATTACTGCGCCTTGGATTCCCTCTACTATGTGCGCAGACGAAGACAGCTGAAGATAGATAAGACACTTTCCCTTCAAACACATTTACTTGAactccccctctctgtctgtgtcagttCTTGGCTCTTGATGTGCGGAGACACCCCCCCGTCCTAGACTGGGGGCTTCTACTTGGTTCACCACATGCCaactatttactttttatttaactAAACTGAAAGAATGTTGAGTGTGTCTTTTTGGGGGGTGTTTTTTGTAATCGTCAAACAGTGATATTGTGCATCCTCCTCTAATCATTCAAAGCTCAGAGGCTTTGGGGAAAAGGaggaatgttttcattcaaagctGATGCACTTCATTATTAAAAGTACCAAATAAAGTTCCATGGATGAAGTCTGGAAATGAATaagtataaatgtattttagttttcccATATACTGCCGAGATACATCCGTTATTGTTTGTGTAGTTCCGTAGCTCTGGGCTAACATTAATTTTAAGGTGAAGAGGTAGGATGTCTAAAATATGCAGCCTTTGTTATGTGACACAGAAGACAGGTGGAAGGTAAAGATCCCTCTCCGTACAATCTCTAGTGGAGGGAATCCTGACAGCTCTGTGGTGTCTTGTGAAGGAGcaggatttttctttttctttcgcAGGCGTACGGGTGGGGTTTCTCCGACTCGGAGATAAACAAGGAAAAAGAAGAATTATTAATTTTGCCACAGAGCCACTCCCAGCATTAAAAGAGTTCACATAGAGGAATGCAGTGTGTTGCTCAATGTGTGCAAATGTGTCTGCGTCTGGATTGGTCAGGATGCTAAACTCCTTAACGCACGTCTTTTCATTACTTGCAGCAAAACAGAAAGAAGTTACCACTTTTTATTGTATGGGATTCATATATCCTGCTTGGTTTTGCCGTTTCAAATGTGATCTGTCACTTGACATTTGTAACCattttcctatttttttttctttattttgtatagatTCTGCTCTTGCTTTGATTTCATCCATCCACTTCACAATGTTGGTAATATTAGCATTTATTATCCTGTTCCACGTCATCTCCGCAATCCTACTCTTCATCTCCACAATACATAATGTGAGTAACCTACCCTTATTATGTattatggttgtgtgtttttatttagcaTTTTAGGTGTATAGAGAAAGGTAACTGAATTGAATACTTCAGTAGCATAGCAGTACCTCATTCAAGAACTACTGGTTCGCAGTAGTACACTTGATAAAAGCTGCCAAATATATCTGGGAAGCACGAAAAGAGGAATAAAACATCTTACCCAATGAAAACATTAGAAACGGCCGAACCCCATTCTTTCAACCCTACTTGAGCATTTAATGTTTCGCCACTTACTTACTCCAGCTACGGCGATGTGATCATTACAAAACAGAAGTACAAGGTTAAGTGAGTTAAGAGAGTCAATAAGTGTGTGCTAGGCAGAAAACGCAAGAAAGTTCATGACTCATATCCCTATTGCAGTTCTCTCCGGAAAAGCCAAAACTAGCTCTCAGGGGCTTTCCTGATAGGTTCTCAATGATGTAACTGCTCCCATCCATTTCTGTAGGCATGGTGGACAGGCACCAACTACATCACTGACCTATGGAAGACCTGCAATGAAACGTGTGTACCGATTCCAGACAGCAGCTCAACCAGTGCAGGTAACCAAGTGGTTCTTCTACAATGCTTTTATATCTTGTATAACCTATGGTACCCAACTGTGGTGTTAAGGTTTGGGAACTAAAGTtgatcaccagatgctgggcaTTAGAGCTTTAGTTAGCCCTTACACACTGAAAGGCTTAGTTATTCTTCACAACAAATGTATGGTTAAGACTACCACCAAAAATCACCAGCCACAGCCGCAAGTGCCAACTACTGAACTAGAGTTTAGCAAAATGTCAAGATCCAACTCATTTCTTTGAAAGAGTACAatccccgctctctctctctccaggctaCCTCCAGGCCGTGCAGGCAACCATGATATTGGCCACCATCCTCTGCTGCGTGGGCTTCTTTGTGTTCATCCTCCAGCTCTTCCGCCTGAAGCAAGGGGAAAGATTCGTGTTCACAGCCGTCATCCAACTGTTGTCTTGTAAGTTTCACACCCTTGCCGGGGGAATTAATGTTCCTTACATCATGGAAGACCTCAACTCTCCTCCGATAGCTGGAATGCATTCATGGAACACAAGATGGAAACCAAATGAATTAATCTGTccttgtctctcctctccagctctttGCGTAATGATTGCAGCTTCGATTTACACCGCCGAGCACAAGAGCTTTCATCCAGGGAGTTTGAAAGACGGCGACTTTGGGTCCTCCTTCGTTCTAGCTTGGATTGCGTTTCCCCTGACCCTGCTCAGCGGCTTGATGTATCTAGTTCTGAGGAAGCGCAAATGAAGGACGGTGACCCCTGTTCCGCAAGAATAACCAACTGCCACCCGCAAGTCAAAggaatacattttgtatataattcttttttaaatgtatagtgAAAATACAATGACAAAATATTACTAAGATTGCAACAATATATTAACAGTAGCATACTGGAAACCTATATAAAACTAGGAATTGTATTATATAGAAGTTTAACCCTTTTgtaccattttaaaatatataaactttAACCCTATTCTTGGTGAAGCCATATATGCTGTGATTAAAAGGCTTAATAGCTGGAGTACTGATCGGATGTGCAGACttgaaaactaaaataactGCAAGACATCCACAAAACGTTTTGGTATTAGACTTGCCCTCAAGACATCCATTTATTGCTTTAACCACTAGACAGCTATAAAGTTGAGAAGCCTTCCATTTAACATTTCCAAGTTGTGAAATTGCTTTTTGGTTACACTGTCACCACCCTATTTTACGATTATCCTTTGACATGTGAAATCGGGCAGCGTTAGTACAATTGGGAAATGTTGCATTTTGGTTTAAGAGTTTCACTGACCTAAGCTTTATTAGAAGCCAGATCAAAGTACAATATGATGCAGCCACATCTGCAGGGCACTACGTTTTACTTGAAAATGAACATTAAATTATTTCATTGCAAAATTAAAAAGTGGAAAACTTCATACATAGGCGTTTTCAGTCAACCCACTAAGGCCGGCCGTGAACACTATTTTGTACACCTATGCGAAGCCAAAAAGAAATTCAACGAGGTATCTTAGATGGATTGTCATTAAGCTCCAAACTGAAGCCTACTGGAGCCAGAACACATCTAAAAGGAGAGCCCTGTGTTCTTGTTAAACGCGCTTCATTCGTGTGAATATTTTTCACCTAATGTATTACTCTACACAGTGagtttttcatcttttttttttttttttttttttttttttttttaagaactttTATGTTCAGTGTGCAGAATTTTGATCCAGAGATCTGTGTtcagtttaaaacaaattacatttttttttttttttaaatgaagttaTACATTAGTATAAGGGTAATTTGAAGTAGATAGTTGGGAATCAGATTGgatttcttttgtgtgtgtaggTCCATCTATATAAATGGTTTTAGTCCTTAGGAAGGTAAAAACcacaattttgaattgaagATGCCAAAGTAACTgaagctgtatttattttatagataggcttttttgcattaatttagattttttttcttcacaaagTGTTATTacaatttgcttgatttttctttttaccttaatgtatacaaattaaaatgttttgtgttgGTAAATACTGAAGGGCTTTTAAAAACACCGTGGCAGCTTTTCATGCTTTGGGTCTTAAACGGATATAGATCTGCATTTTTCCAGTGTTTCCAGCAGAGCTTGACACCGAATCCTGCCAAGGGTTCGACATGTATGTGGATccaatgaaatgtatttttacattaaaaaacaactttGAAATCTTATGCAGGTCATCTTTCTTGGAAATCAAATGATTCTGTCGTCAGGGTGACTGACTGATTGTCAATCGTACAGTTAAGCAAGACATCCTCTTTTCTGTGATCAGATCTTAATGTCGAACGCTGAAAAGCACCAGGGGAAAGTGCTCTACAACAATGGCCCACATATCAGTTGGGTACCATAGGTCATCACAATAGTCAGGGGGAatttacacacaaataaactaCAATGACTTTTACTTCTACATTTGAACACTTTCAAACAGGCTAAACCACAGAAATCATTGCCAATGGTTAGGGTTTTTGGCTTGACAAATATTATAGCTACACATCCATTTACCCATTCTACTTAAGTCTTTTTGACAGGTTTACATACGAATGTATTTTTTAGATTTGCACTTCAAATGCAAAATATTCAtcgcacaaaaaataaaaacacgcaTGACTACATACACGTTTGCTATGAagcatactaaaaaaaaaaaaaaattcacttACCAGATCTTTCCACCAGGGTACATTTCCGACCATCATCTTGTCCCCTGCAGAAGGTTAAGGTCTCTGCACCATCAGGTAGGTGGTCTTGTGCATCCTTCTTGGATCCAATATCTAGCACTGATGAATACTTTATTTCACCCCAAAAAGTGGAGAAAAACCATTCCTTTTCAATTGCCGTAGAGATGCCAAATCTTCACAGGTCATTTTGACTTTCATCAGGATATACTTTTATCTCAGATACTTTAGTCTCTCCACCCACAGAGCAAATGGATACGGGGTTGAATCTCATGGACCACCCATTGGATCAGGTGGTAGAGTATGTGGTTACATTGTCTTGACTTCCACAACAAAGGTCTTGTGGACCAACCAGCTACATAGGTCTTCTTCTAGAGAATGGATACAGCTCAGAAATGCCAATGAACTGACACCAGGTCTCTGCCGTCGACCAATTCCAGTCTAGAATCAGAGTTGATGCCAAATGACAGCAGCCAAAAAGGTACATAAATTATACCCATTCATCACAAAAGCCACAAGGAGGATcccaataaataaaagtaacagCAGCCCACAGAGGAGGATAAACTAACTTCTACAGTTTCCGCTCAAAGAGCACTATGAACAGATCAGGTCAGTctgcaaatcaaaataaacacattttgcatCTCATTTGAGCAGCGTAACCGTTGCTAagcaaaatacacatgtaacaaACTTTTAATGATTTTGCGTTACAGTAGAACAAACTTCAATATAAAAGGATACTTTTAAACTTACTAGAAAGAAcaaaacagactggaagggTCAAAGGTGATTGGGAAAATAAGACTGCTCACacttaattgaaatgtaaacgcCTAGCTGTATAATTGGGTACTGAATCACACAGTGGGGAAAAACTGTATACAGTACTCCATCTTTTTAATAGGTTTCAGCAAAATACAGAATTAACCATTTAGGAGTCTGCCACCAAGTGAAGAATTTATCTTCAGAAGTTTGGCTCAGGCCAACAACAAGGAACTAAAGAGTTTTTCATTTTGTCGCTATTCATGAACAATCTACATGTAAATCagtttaaataacaaaacatctgAAGTAAAAGTAGtaagaaaaacatgtataaataagCTTACAAAAAGTACACCCTTCACAATTCTATAGCTCCTCTAGGAAGAAGGGTTTTGAAGAGAGAGAACCTCAAAAGTTTGAATGTTTACCATATAAAACCAATATTCACAATTACAGAACACAATTGTAACGGACGCAAATTATGACCGTGTTCATGGCTCATGAGCACTGACCGACTGGATTTCACTGTAGGGTCCGTATCGCCCATAAATGTCCTTTCCTACAATTGCAAAACAGTATCTCCTTCCCGAGGCAAACTGCGTG
This sequence is a window from Amia ocellicauda isolate fAmiCal2 chromosome 17, fAmiCal2.hap1, whole genome shotgun sequence. Protein-coding genes within it:
- the emp2 gene encoding epithelial membrane protein 2 — translated: MLVILAFIILFHVISAILLFISTIHNAWWTGTNYITDLWKTCNETCVPIPDSSSTSAGYLQAVQATMILATILCCVGFFVFILQLFRLKQGERFVFTAVIQLLSSLCVMIAASIYTAEHKSFHPGSLKDGDFGSSFVLAWIAFPLTLLSGLMYLVLRKRK